The Asterias amurensis chromosome 20, ASM3211899v1 region atcttgggaattaaaaattaCGCAAGACCAGTGACGAAGTTGCTACTATTTGAGGCGCGCCCAGTCCAGTactaaatttcactagtcacccaggccttaATCATAATGCAAAGAATGGCAGGAGACTCTGTCTCCCAGGAACAGTGTTTATGAACTGTGAACAGTCGGGAAAGAAACCTACAACTCTTTCATGTTGAAGTGTTATATATAGTGATTCTCTTACCTGGTCTTCACAATGGAACAGTAAACAGTCGTAGACATCATCGCCTTCCTTGCATATCTTTAAAGCTAGTAGTTGACTTCCTGTCGAGTCTTCGAAATGAACGAGGCGAACGACCTCGATCATGCCGTACCGCCATCTTacaatctgagaagaaatttcGATCATACTCATAATTCAAATTTGTTAGTGTATTAATTTTTAGGCCATTTTGAAAACCACGTCAGAAAAGTTTCAAACGGTCAATCAAAACTAAGTGaaacccagggcccaatttcctaaaactgttcaacaaaatatactgctttttaaacaaatttattttctaAGCATAAAATGGGAaggggcaccagtcgcaacaatgtaTACTTTATGGAATGTAGTTTGGTaatctgtttttgctaagcaagattttcctgtgcttagcaggtttttgagtttacaggctttatggaatTAGGCCCTGGATGAGTCAAATCTACAGTCTGCTCGAAAataccagagctcgagtccactGCGCTAGATCCCAAAGCCGCGACAGGCAATCAAAGTTCACATGATCTTTAAGCTACCTGCAGCTTACCTTTGGTGCTTGGGCATAGGACTCAATGACCTTGACGCCATGTTTGGAGAGATTCAGGTAAACAAAGTCCCTTTGTGTTTCTGCATGCTTGAACTGGTTCTCCATCTGCGGATAGGACAATGAcagtgacaatgacaatgacaacttGTTCACCTTAGGGCAatagggcaacagaggcaatagcctgaacatctgacgccacacttcgaggcttgtgtATAACGCCAGAGATCCGCCTTGAGCCCATGTCCCTAATGGCCTTTGtcatggttctggagattcgcagttaaatccaacatacatgtaattgatTCACATAAACCAATACCGGTCTAGAGGATACGGAGGGGGGACCAGTCTACAAATACATGGCCTCCTTGACCCTGTGTAATTAAAACCCTTAGGGGGTGGGGAGGTTAATATggagtggaggggggggggaggggtgtcCATACCTGAGCTTGATCCAGTGCATTAATCAGATCCACCTCATCTTCCTGGAAATGTTGCAGTCCCTGTGCATTGTAAATCATTCCAACGTACCGCACAGAGAAGTCCACACTCAGATCCACGGACACCAACTGACCTGTGGATGCAAAGTATTAGCATATCATTaacaaattattagcataaatgtGATTAACAGGACAGCTTTGCTGTCATGTTAgtaaataacttctttctgCAAAATGCTGTACCTGgcatgttgtggctgagcggataagaaaaccgaactcaagctctggtgtttctgttcagcacagtgtgggttcgagtcccggtcgtgacacttgtgtccctgagcaagacacttaactataattgcttctccccACTTAGGGTAAACTGGGTACatttgagggcagagatggttcttgtgattgatttagcttagtagatagcacatatttgttgcacaggctgtataatccccagggagctgagatggtttaaggaatgaataatggcccagtgaccaggggtaatgttggaagcgctttgagatgcccttcgggTGTGTAAAGCGcgataaaaaaaacctgattaCTATTATATAATTAGTTACCTGGTAATCCAGAGGTAGGGTCAGTGATGTGTTGACTGCTCATCACCAAGTGGTCATCTGGAAGACTCTGATGAACCATGTTGGCACTTTCctacaaacacaaaaatgaagacgtcaaattacacaaggcaattaCAGCCAGTAACCTGTAGCCACGGTGGttggtgctgggcgggcctgcccagaactcACAATTTTTGACCAGCACTCTGAATAAAACACATTGTGCTGCCCAGAACAGATTTCCCCTggaattaatcaaaatattgtccactgtgcacTGAtatgagacacagctaatgataaggagtatcaaatgtcacaaagaagaacacagtcaaaaggccattcaacttattgcatggcccaataaaacaaacagtttaaaaacctGGCATCAAGCCTGAAGCTTGAACTTCGGCAATATTCACGgtgacaggcctgatacttcacgcaggcaacgaaggcgattgcctccgtgtctcctggtcattgccttggtgcccttgaaatgctacagtagaaatttgcaacttcatcatagggtgccctttaccaagaagaaaatgccttggtgcccttgccctttcaaaaatgaagcatacagcctTGTCACCCCATATTTAAACATCACTAATTTGTGTTGGGGTCAATCCCAAATGTGCCTTGAGGAGAAACTTCGCTAAGCATACCTGAGTATGATTACTAGCTGCTTGTTGTAGACCTCGATGTGACGTCTGCACTGCGGATTCCCGACTGCCTTGACGATGCGGCAGATGACCTGTATGGACACTGGCGGCTGCTTGTAATGCAGCTGCAATGGCTACTTCTTCAGGGTCCGAGCGCTGTTTCTTCTTCTTGCGGAACATA contains the following coding sequences:
- the LOC139952558 gene encoding integrin beta-1-binding protein 1-like, whose protein sequence is MFRKKKKQRSDPEEVAIAAALQAAASVHTGHLPHRQGSRESAVQTSHRGLQQAASNHTQESANMVHQSLPDDHLVMSSQHITDPTSGLPGQLVSVDLSVDFSVRYVGMIYNAQGLQHFQEDEVDLINALDQAQMENQFKHAETQRDFVYLNLSKHGVKVIESYAQAPKIVRWRYGMIEVVRLVHFEDSTGSQLLALKICKEGDDVYDCLLFHCEDQAQARQICQLLGVLFDAVCQDPSLQP